The proteins below come from a single Mycolicibacterium sp. TY81 genomic window:
- the kasB gene encoding 3-oxoacyl-ACP synthase KasB, with protein sequence MAGVTAQRLSTGNGLPNVVVTGVAMTTALATDAETTWQKLLDGQSGIRLLEDDFIEKYDLPVRIGGHLHEDFDSELTRVELRRLSYLQKMSTVIGRRVWENAGSPDVDPRRLMVSIGTGLGSTEELVFAYDGMRERGLRAVSPLVVQMYMPNGAAAAVGLERKAKAGVSTLISACASGSEAIANAWRQLVLGEADVAITGGVETKIEAVPIAGFAQMRIVLSNTNDNPAGACRPFDRDRNGFVFGEGGAMLVLETEEHAKARGANILARLMGASVTSDGYHIVAPDPNGEQAGYAMTRAIELAGLVPSDIDHVNAHATGTSVGDVAEGVAINNAMKGHRPAVYAPKSALGHSVGAVGAVESILTVLALRDGVIPPTLNLDNLDPEIDLDVVSKAPRQGDYKYAINNSFGFGGHNVALAFGRY encoded by the coding sequence ATGGCAGGGGTAACCGCACAGAGGTTGTCAACGGGGAATGGTCTCCCCAATGTGGTCGTCACTGGTGTAGCCATGACGACTGCCCTGGCGACCGATGCCGAAACCACGTGGCAGAAGCTCCTTGACGGGCAGAGCGGGATCCGTCTTCTCGAAGATGACTTCATCGAGAAGTACGACCTTCCCGTCCGTATCGGTGGGCATCTGCACGAGGATTTCGACAGTGAACTGACGCGCGTCGAACTGCGTCGGCTGTCATATCTGCAGAAAATGTCGACGGTCATCGGCCGGCGAGTCTGGGAAAACGCAGGCTCGCCGGACGTTGACCCCCGACGACTGATGGTGTCGATCGGCACCGGCCTCGGCTCGACCGAGGAACTGGTCTTCGCCTACGACGGCATGCGCGAGCGCGGCCTGCGAGCGGTTTCGCCGCTGGTCGTGCAGATGTACATGCCCAACGGGGCGGCGGCCGCTGTCGGACTGGAGCGCAAGGCCAAGGCCGGGGTGTCCACCCTGATCTCGGCCTGCGCGTCCGGGTCCGAAGCCATCGCCAACGCCTGGCGCCAGCTGGTGCTGGGCGAGGCCGACGTCGCCATCACCGGCGGTGTCGAAACCAAGATCGAGGCAGTGCCGATCGCCGGGTTCGCCCAGATGCGCATCGTGCTGTCCAACACCAACGACAACCCGGCCGGTGCCTGCCGCCCGTTCGACCGCGACCGCAACGGCTTCGTGTTCGGCGAGGGTGGCGCCATGCTGGTGCTCGAGACCGAGGAACACGCCAAGGCCCGCGGCGCCAACATTCTGGCCCGCCTGATGGGCGCGAGCGTCACCTCGGACGGCTACCACATCGTGGCGCCGGACCCCAACGGTGAGCAGGCCGGCTACGCCATGACCCGGGCCATCGAACTGGCCGGGCTCGTGCCGTCCGACATCGACCACGTCAACGCGCACGCGACCGGCACCAGCGTCGGTGACGTCGCCGAGGGCGTGGCCATCAACAACGCCATGAAGGGCCACCGGCCGGCGGTGTACGCCCCCAAGTCGGCGCTGGGCCACTCGGTGGGTGCAGTTGGTGCGGTGGAGTCCATCCTCACCGTGCTCGCGCTGCGCGACGGCGTAATTCCGCCCACACTGAACCTGGACAACCTGGATCCGGAGATCGATCTGGATGTGGTCTCCAAGGCTCCGCGGCAGGGCGACTACAAGTACGCGATCAACAACTCGTTCGGGTTCGGCGGACACAACGTCGCACTCGCATTCGGCCGGTACTGA
- a CDS encoding dihydrofolate reductase family protein: MTQLVKVQNFNVSADGFGAGVGQSFERPFGHADPGTMFAWAGATASWPNRTDPGGTRGLDDHLVRDFHHNIGAEIMGAGKFSPYRGPARLDWQGWWGDEPPFHTPVFVMTHHLRPSFTLSDTTFHFVDATPAEVLELAREAAQGKDIRIGGGATTVREFLDADLIDTLHIVVSPTVTLGEGSRLWESPDELLDRYHCDVVPSSSGVIHHLFWRR; the protein is encoded by the coding sequence ATGACGCAACTGGTGAAAGTGCAGAACTTCAACGTCTCGGCGGACGGCTTCGGTGCCGGTGTCGGGCAGAGTTTCGAGCGGCCCTTCGGCCACGCCGACCCGGGCACCATGTTCGCCTGGGCCGGCGCCACCGCCAGCTGGCCCAACCGCACCGATCCGGGCGGCACCCGCGGCCTTGACGACCACCTCGTGCGCGACTTCCACCACAACATCGGCGCCGAGATCATGGGCGCGGGCAAGTTCAGCCCCTACCGCGGGCCGGCGCGGCTCGACTGGCAGGGCTGGTGGGGCGACGAACCGCCGTTCCACACCCCGGTTTTCGTGATGACGCACCACCTGCGGCCGTCGTTCACGTTGTCGGACACCACATTCCACTTCGTCGACGCGACCCCCGCCGAGGTGCTGGAACTGGCCCGAGAGGCCGCGCAGGGCAAGGACATTCGCATCGGCGGCGGGGCCACGACGGTCCGGGAGTTCCTCGACGCCGACCTGATCGACACCCTGCACATCGTGGTGTCCCCCACCGTGACGCTCGGCGAGGGCTCACGACTCTGGGAGTCCCCCGACGAGCTGCTCGACCGGTACCACTGCGACGTGGTGCCCAGCTCCAGCGGCGTCATCCACCACTTGTTCTGGCGCCGCTGA
- a CDS encoding acyl-CoA carboxylase subunit beta has product MTTLAPEATAAESLDPRDPLLRLSTFFDPGSVKPLHERDKSGVLAASGTVNGVHTIAFATDGTVMGGAMGVDGCAHIVRAYDTAIDEQAPIVGIWHSGGARLAEGVRALHAVGQVFEAMIRASGYIPQISLVVGFAAGGAAYGPALTDVIVMAPEGRVFVTGPDVVRSVTGEDVDMVSLGGPDTHHKKSGVCHIVADDELDCYERGRRLVGLFSQQGHFDRTKAEAGDTDIKALMPESARRAYDVHPIVEALLDEGVPFEEFQSKWAPSIVVGLGRLAGRSVGVIANNPLRLGGCLNSESAEKAARFVRLCDAFGIPLIVLVDVPGYLPGVDQEWGGVVRRGAKLLHAFGEAVVPRVTLVTRKIYGGAYIAMNSRSLGATKVFAWPDAEVAVMGAKAAVGILHKRKLAAVEDAAEREALHEELALEHEKIAGGVDSAIEIGVVDEKIDPAHTRSKITQALAEAPARRGRHKNIAL; this is encoded by the coding sequence ATGACGACCCTGGCACCTGAGGCGACGGCCGCCGAATCACTTGATCCTCGCGACCCGCTGCTGCGGCTCTCGACCTTCTTCGACCCGGGCAGCGTCAAGCCGCTGCACGAGCGCGACAAGTCGGGCGTCCTGGCCGCCTCCGGCACCGTCAACGGCGTGCACACCATCGCGTTCGCCACCGACGGCACCGTCATGGGTGGTGCCATGGGCGTTGACGGCTGCGCGCACATCGTCCGCGCCTACGACACCGCCATCGACGAGCAGGCCCCCATCGTGGGCATCTGGCACTCCGGTGGCGCCCGCCTCGCCGAGGGTGTGCGCGCGCTGCACGCGGTCGGCCAGGTCTTCGAGGCCATGATCCGGGCCTCGGGCTACATCCCGCAGATTTCGCTGGTAGTCGGCTTCGCCGCCGGTGGTGCCGCCTACGGCCCCGCCCTGACCGACGTCATCGTCATGGCCCCCGAGGGCCGCGTCTTCGTCACCGGCCCGGACGTCGTCCGCAGCGTCACCGGTGAGGACGTCGACATGGTCTCGCTCGGTGGCCCCGACACCCACCACAAGAAGTCCGGCGTGTGCCACATCGTCGCCGACGACGAACTCGACTGCTACGAGCGCGGCCGTCGCCTGGTCGGCCTGTTCAGCCAGCAGGGCCACTTCGACCGCACCAAGGCCGAGGCCGGCGACACCGACATCAAGGCCCTCATGCCCGAGTCGGCGCGTCGCGCGTACGACGTGCACCCGATCGTCGAGGCCCTGCTCGACGAGGGCGTGCCGTTCGAAGAGTTCCAGTCCAAGTGGGCGCCGTCCATCGTGGTCGGCCTGGGCCGCCTCGCCGGTCGCTCCGTCGGCGTCATCGCCAACAACCCGCTGCGTCTGGGCGGCTGCCTGAACTCCGAAAGCGCCGAGAAGGCAGCACGTTTCGTGCGGCTGTGCGACGCCTTCGGCATCCCGCTGATCGTTCTGGTCGACGTCCCCGGCTACCTGCCCGGTGTCGACCAGGAGTGGGGCGGCGTCGTGCGCCGTGGCGCCAAGCTGCTGCACGCGTTCGGTGAGGCCGTCGTCCCCCGCGTCACGCTGGTGACCCGCAAGATCTACGGCGGCGCGTACATCGCCATGAACTCGCGGTCGCTGGGCGCGACGAAGGTGTTCGCCTGGCCGGACGCCGAGGTCGCCGTCATGGGCGCCAAGGCCGCCGTCGGCATCCTGCACAAGCGCAAGCTGGCCGCCGTCGAGGACGCCGCCGAGCGTGAGGCCCTGCACGAGGAACTGGCCCTCGAGCACGAGAAGATCGCCGGTGGCGTCGACTCGGCCATCGAGATCGGCGTCGTCGACGAGAAGATCGACCCGGCCCACACCCGGTCCAAGATCACCCAGGCCCTCGCCGAGGCCCCGGCCCGCCGCGGTCGCCACAAGAACATCGCGCTGTAA
- a CDS encoding SDR family oxidoreductase, producing MSNLEGKTAVVAAGAKNLGGLISTTLGARGVNVAVHYNSAATEADADQTVAAIESAGAKAIKVQGDLTVPGNVEKLFDAAVEAFGGVDIAINTVGKVLRKPIVETTEAEYDSMFDINAKAAYFFLQQAGRRLNDGGSVITIVTALLAAFTDGYSTYAGAKSPVEHFTRAAAKEFAARGINVNNVGPGPMDTPFFYGQETPERVAFHKSQAMGGRLTLIEDIAPLVVFLTDEGHWITGQTIFANGGYTTR from the coding sequence AGTCGTCGCCGCCGGAGCCAAGAACCTGGGCGGCCTGATCAGCACCACCCTCGGTGCCCGCGGCGTCAACGTCGCGGTGCACTACAACAGCGCGGCCACCGAGGCCGACGCCGATCAGACCGTTGCCGCCATCGAGTCCGCCGGCGCCAAGGCCATCAAGGTTCAGGGCGACCTGACCGTTCCCGGCAACGTGGAGAAGCTGTTCGACGCGGCTGTCGAGGCGTTCGGCGGTGTCGACATCGCGATCAACACCGTCGGCAAGGTGCTGCGGAAGCCGATCGTGGAAACCACTGAGGCCGAATACGATTCGATGTTCGACATCAACGCCAAGGCCGCGTACTTCTTCCTGCAGCAGGCGGGCCGCCGGCTCAACGACGGCGGATCGGTGATCACCATCGTGACGGCGCTGCTGGCGGCGTTCACCGACGGTTACAGCACCTACGCCGGCGCCAAGAGCCCCGTCGAGCACTTCACCCGCGCCGCCGCGAAAGAGTTCGCGGCGCGCGGGATCAACGTCAACAACGTGGGTCCGGGGCCCATGGACACGCCGTTCTTCTACGGCCAGGAGACCCCGGAGCGCGTGGCGTTCCACAAGTCGCAGGCGATGGGCGGCCGGCTGACCCTCATCGAGGACATCGCCCCGCTGGTCGTGTTCCTCACCGACGAGGGCCACTGGATCACCGGCCAGACCATCTTCGCCAACGGCGGCTACACCACGCGGTAG